One Prunus dulcis chromosome 8, ALMONDv2, whole genome shotgun sequence DNA window includes the following coding sequences:
- the LOC117612211 gene encoding amino acid transporter AVT3B-like has protein sequence MGFDKEASSSSQRLRPPAPSENTPLIGDPEPLSSQGKTFANVFIAIVGAGVLGLPYSFKRTGWLMSLLTLLLVAFLTHHCMMLLVYTRRKLESSNGCTKIPSFGDLGFAVCGTAGRLVVDVLIILAQAGFCVGYLIFIGNTMAHLLNAPTATDLTPKILGLAPKSFYIWGCFPFQLGLNSIATLTHLAPLSIFADVIDLGAMGVVMVEDVMVMAAKRPEVKAFGDLSLFFYGLGVAVYSFEGVGMVLPLETETKDKDKFGWILGWTMTFISLMYGSFGALGYFAFGEETKDMITANYGAGVISTLVKLGLVVNLFFTLPIMMHPVYEIMERRFWSGRYCLWLRWVLVLAVSLVALLVPNFADFMSLVGSGVCCALGFVLPTLFHLMVFKGEMGWRQWSSDVSILVLGLVLALSGTWSALQEIFSIKV, from the coding sequence ATGGGTTTTGACAAAGAAGCAAGCTCGTCGTCTCAGCGCCTCAGACCACCAGCCCCATCAGAAAACACACCGCTGATCGGAGACCCGGAGCCATTGTCGTCCCAAGGCAAGACCTTTGCCAATGTCTTCATCGCTATCGTGGGTGCAGGCGTTCTGGGCTTGCCTTATTCTTTCAAGCGCACTGGGTGGCTCATGAGCCTCCTCACCCTTTTGCTCGTGGCGTTTCTTACCCACCATTGTATGATGCTGTTGGTCTACACCCGAAGAAAGCTTGAGTCTTCCAATGGATGCACGAAGATCCCATCTTTTGGGGACTTGGGTTTCGCCGTTTGTGGCACTGCAGGGAGGTTGGTGGTCGATGTTCTTATCATTCTTGCTCAGGCTGGGTTTTGCGTCGGCTATCTCATTTTTATTGGTAATACAATGGCCCATTTGCTAAATGCACCCACAGCAACCGATTTGACACccaagattttgggtttggcaCCAAAAAGCTTTTACATTTGGGGGTGTTTTCCGTTCCAGTTGGGGTTGAATTCAATTGCAACGTTGACCCATTTAGCCCCTTTGAGTATTTTTGCTGATGTGATTGATCTTGGAGCAATGGGCGTGGTGATGGTGGAGGATGTGATGGTTATGGCGGCAAAAAGGCCTGAAGTGAAGGCCTTTGGGGACCTTTCTCTGTTCTTTTATGGCCTGGGTGTGGCTGTGTACTCGTTTGAAGGGGTTGGGATGGTTTTGCCTTTAGAGACAGAGACCAAAGACAAGGACAAGTTTGGGTGGATCCTGGGCTGGACCATGACTTTCATTTCTTTGATGTATGGAAGCTTTGGAGCTTTGGGTTACTTTGCTTTTGGGGAAGAAACTAAGGACATGATCACAGCTAATTATGGTGCAGGCGTGATCAGCACTCTGGTGAAGCTTGGTCTTGTGGTGAATCTATTCTTCACATTGCCTATAATGATGCACCCGGTTTATGAGATCATGGAGAGGCGGTTTTGGAGCGGGAGGTATTGCTTATGGTTGAGGTGGGTGCTGGTTTTGGCTGTGAGTTTGGTGGCTTTGTTGGTCCCCAATTTTGCTGATTTCATGTCTTTGGTGGGAAGTGGTGTGTGCTGTGCATTGGGGTTTGTTTTGCCTACCTTGTTTCACCTGATGGTTTTCAAGGGAGAGATGGGGTGGAGACAATGGTCTTCAGATGTAAGCATTTTGGTGTTAGGACTTGTTCTTGCGCTTTCAGGAACTTGGTCTGCTCTGCAAGAGATTTTCTCCATCAAAGTATAG